The following are from one region of the Deltaproteobacteria bacterium HGW-Deltaproteobacteria-6 genome:
- a CDS encoding integration host factor subunit beta — protein MNKSGLIEALSKKLNLTEKKAIDVVNLVFKGFTDELKNGGRIEIRGFGSFVVKEYGSYTGRNPKTGTKIKVEPKKLPFFKVGKELKDRVDKKK, from the coding sequence ATGAACAAATCCGGTCTTATTGAAGCTTTGAGCAAGAAGCTAAATTTAACGGAAAAAAAAGCAATTGATGTTGTTAACCTTGTTTTCAAAGGTTTTACCGATGAACTAAAAAACGGCGGTCGCATCGAAATCAGGGGTTTCGGCAGCTTTGTCGTTAAAGAATATGGCTCCTACACGGGAAGAAATCCTAAAACCGGAACAAAAATTAAAGTTGAACCCAAAAAACTGCCCTTTTTCAAGGTAGGTAAAGAGCTTAAAGACAGAGTCGATAAGAAGAAATAG
- a CDS encoding zinc-binding protein: MIDAKKIFLLTLIGLFLIVSCKQAEEQGGRDTRLKVMATIFPLYDFARNIGGDKVTVTMLLPPASDAHHYELKPNDIVRVSKTDIFLFTSFEMEQWAYKVINAAAEKTNMLAVETGQGAALLPLSVSQGHYADHQPVRRENDMEHATRFDPHIWLDFTNAQKMIDNITTAFINKDPANSETYKKNAEDYKRRLTELDSRYRAQLSNCKTRTILHAGHWAFAYLAQKNNLKYRSAYNMSADAEPSPQQIVELIEQVKEQKLAYIYYEDLTAPKLARTIASETGAGLLKLSNGHDISKKDIQDGESFITLMERNLVNLKKGMQCP; this comes from the coding sequence ATGATAGACGCAAAAAAAATATTCTTACTAACACTGATCGGACTCTTCCTGATCGTTTCCTGTAAACAGGCCGAGGAACAAGGAGGGCGTGATACCCGTCTGAAAGTTATGGCCACGATTTTTCCTCTGTACGATTTTGCGCGAAACATCGGTGGCGATAAGGTTACTGTTACGATGCTGCTTCCGCCTGCGTCGGATGCGCATCATTATGAGCTGAAGCCGAATGATATCGTGCGGGTCAGTAAAACGGATATTTTTCTCTTTACCAGTTTTGAAATGGAACAGTGGGCGTATAAAGTGATCAATGCCGCCGCTGAAAAAACAAATATGCTGGCTGTTGAAACCGGACAGGGTGCGGCATTGCTGCCTTTGTCCGTGTCACAGGGGCATTATGCCGATCATCAACCCGTCCGCCGGGAAAACGACATGGAACACGCGACCAGATTTGATCCGCACATCTGGCTGGACTTCACGAACGCGCAGAAGATGATCGATAATATTACAACAGCATTCATCAACAAAGATCCGGCAAACAGCGAAACCTATAAAAAGAATGCCGAAGACTATAAGCGCAGGCTGACGGAGCTGGACAGCCGGTACCGTGCTCAGTTGTCAAACTGCAAAACAAGAACCATTCTGCATGCCGGACACTGGGCCTTTGCGTATCTGGCTCAGAAGAACAATTTAAAATACAGATCAGCTTATAATATGTCGGCGGATGCGGAGCCTTCGCCGCAGCAGATAGTTGAATTGATCGAACAGGTCAAAGAACAAAAACTGGCATACATTTATTACGAAGATCTGACCGCGCCCAAGCTGGCCAGAACCATTGCGTCGGAAACAGGCGCAGGCCTGCTCAAACTCAGCAACGGGCACGACATCAGTAAAAAAGATATTCAGGACGGCGAATCCTTTATAACGCTGATGGAAAGAAATCTGGTGAACCTCAAGAAGGGAATGCAATGCCCGTAA
- a CDS encoding pseudouridine synthase — MKERLQKIIAAAGIDSRRHVEVLITTGRVSVNGKVVTELGVKADPQQDVIRVDGNTISFEKTLYYIALHKPAEYVTTMSDPQNRPTVVDLVRDVPERVYPIGRLDYESSGLLLLTNDGDFAQKIQHPRFQVPKTYRVKISGRLSREELKQIANGVKLPDGIFKPENLKVEKINDKSTWLSLMLREGKNRVIRRGFEAAGHQVARLVRESIGNITLTGLKEGHWRDLTSREINQLLQETAQKAKNILDNRLKINNSRQRAR, encoded by the coding sequence ATGAAAGAACGTCTGCAGAAAATTATCGCCGCCGCCGGCATTGACTCGCGCCGTCATGTCGAAGTATTGATCACCACAGGAAGGGTAAGCGTCAATGGAAAGGTGGTGACCGAACTGGGCGTGAAAGCCGATCCCCAACAGGACGTGATCCGGGTGGACGGCAATACCATTTCCTTTGAAAAAACTCTTTATTACATCGCTTTACATAAACCGGCGGAATATGTAACGACCATGTCCGATCCGCAAAACAGACCGACGGTTGTCGATCTCGTCCGGGATGTTCCGGAAAGGGTCTATCCTATCGGCAGACTGGATTACGAGTCGTCGGGATTGCTGCTTTTGACCAATGACGGGGATTTTGCCCAAAAAATACAGCATCCGCGTTTTCAGGTGCCCAAAACCTACCGGGTGAAGATCTCGGGACGCTTAAGCAGGGAAGAATTAAAACAAATCGCCAATGGTGTTAAATTGCCGGATGGGATATTCAAACCGGAAAATTTGAAGGTTGAGAAGATCAATGACAAAAGCACCTGGCTCAGCCTGATGCTTCGTGAAGGAAAAAACAGGGTCATTCGCAGAGGTTTTGAGGCTGCCGGTCATCAGGTGGCCCGTCTGGTGCGTGAATCCATCGGCAATATCACTTTGACGGGATTAAAGGAAGGCCATTGGCGGGATTTAACCAGCCGGGAAATCAATCAGTTGCTCCAGGAAACGGCGCAAAAAGCTAAAAATATTCTTGACAATCGTTTAAAAATAAATAATAGTCGCCAACGTGCAAGATGA
- a CDS encoding superoxide dismutase [Fe] (SodB; iron binding; present under aerobic and anaerobic conditions; destroys free radicals) codes for MAINLPELPYAKDALAPYISANTLDFHYGKHHKTYVDNLNKLIAGTDLEGKSLEEIIKIAAKDPAKAGIFNNAAQVWNHSFYWKCLKPQGGGAPTGAIASKINATFGSYDKFVEEMKNAGVTQFGSGWAWLVLDGSDLKITKTPNADTPLAHGQKALLTIDVWEHAYYLDYQNRRPDYLAAVIQNLINWDFVNANLG; via the coding sequence ATGGCGATAAACTTACCGGAACTACCTTACGCGAAAGATGCGCTGGCCCCTTATATCAGCGCGAATACCTTGGATTTTCATTATGGCAAACATCACAAAACATATGTGGATAACTTAAACAAATTGATTGCTGGAACGGATTTGGAAGGCAAATCCCTTGAGGAAATTATTAAAATTGCCGCCAAAGATCCGGCCAAAGCGGGTATCTTCAACAACGCCGCTCAGGTCTGGAATCATTCGTTCTACTGGAAATGCCTGAAGCCGCAGGGAGGCGGGGCGCCCACGGGAGCTATTGCTTCCAAAATTAATGCCACTTTCGGTAGTTACGACAAATTTGTCGAGGAAATGAAGAATGCCGGTGTCACACAGTTCGGAAGCGGTTGGGCATGGCTGGTCCTGGACGGCAGCGATTTGAAGATTACCAAAACGCCGAATGCTGACACACCGCTTGCCCACGGACAGAAGGCTCTTCTCACCATCGATGTCTGGGAACATGCTTATTATCTTGATTATCAGAATCGAAGACCGGATTATCTCGCAGCGGTCATTCAGAACCTGATTAACTGGGATTTTGTTAATGCTAATCTGGGTTGA
- a CDS encoding ABC transporter ATP-binding protein, translating to MPVIRADNLTFRYNGLDVISDVTFFVEKGIYLGIVGPNGSGKSTLIKCILGILKPELGRVELFGKPPDIFRQWEKIGYLPQRLSALNAHFPGTVEEIVQMGLPKKDAATLRRTLEMMAIGHLASRLIGELSYGEQQRAMLARALMRRPELLIFDEPTTALDPETREIFYSLTKMLNQGEGTTIILITHDSGIIGQYAQNLLYLDKKVIFSGTFKDFCSSGDMTGLFGPRSQHIICHQHDQTREGG from the coding sequence ATGCCCGTAATTCGCGCAGATAATTTAACATTCCGGTATAACGGTCTGGATGTGATCAGCGACGTCACTTTTTTCGTGGAAAAGGGGATCTATCTGGGCATTGTGGGCCCTAACGGTTCGGGCAAAAGCACATTGATTAAATGCATTTTGGGCATTTTAAAGCCTGAACTGGGCAGAGTCGAGCTGTTCGGCAAACCTCCCGATATTTTCCGGCAGTGGGAAAAAATCGGCTATCTGCCGCAGCGGCTCAGCGCATTGAACGCGCATTTTCCCGGCACGGTGGAAGAGATTGTCCAAATGGGTTTGCCCAAAAAAGATGCGGCCACTTTGAGGCGCACGCTGGAAATGATGGCAATCGGCCATCTCGCATCGCGTTTGATCGGCGAACTGTCTTATGGTGAACAGCAGCGTGCCATGCTGGCAAGGGCTCTGATGAGACGGCCGGAATTGCTGATCTTTGACGAGCCGACTACCGCGCTGGATCCTGAAACCCGGGAAATTTTTTATTCGCTGACGAAGATGTTGAATCAGGGGGAGGGAACGACGATTATTCTGATCACGCACGACAGCGGAATTATCGGTCAATACGCGCAAAACCTTCTTTATCTGGATAAAAAAGTGATCTTCTCGGGGACTTTCAAAGATTTCTGCTCGTCCGGAGACATGACCGGATTATTTGGCCCGAGAAGTCAGCACATCATCTGCCATCAACATGATCAAACAAGGGAGGGCGGCTGA
- a CDS encoding ABC transporter: MNLLDIVSYGFVQRAMVAGMLIAAVSAMLGMFLVLRRFSLIGDGLAHTTFGSVAVVLLIGISPLYVTLAALPLVMVSSLAIYKLTSSRKIHADAAIGIISSLGIASGIVLASLSGGFNVDLFSYLFGNILTVNNTELLLSFIVFLIVVAVVIYFYDDLFAVTFDQELAQSMGIKTGRINVILFLMTAVAAVLAMKVAGIMLVSALLILPALTALQMSVSFRTTMIAAVSFSIAAVVCGIGFAFLLNLPAGAMIVLFNICFLLLVFAAKRLSHLRR, from the coding sequence ATGAATTTACTGGATATCGTGAGTTATGGATTTGTTCAACGGGCGATGGTTGCCGGCATGCTGATTGCCGCTGTTTCAGCAATGCTGGGAATGTTTCTTGTTCTGCGCCGTTTTTCTTTAATAGGCGACGGCCTTGCCCATACCACCTTCGGCAGCGTTGCCGTTGTGCTTTTAATCGGCATCAGTCCCCTTTATGTCACTCTTGCGGCACTGCCGCTGGTGATGGTTTCGTCCCTGGCGATTTACAAGTTAACTTCCTCACGAAAGATTCATGCGGATGCGGCCATCGGCATTATTTCTTCGCTGGGAATTGCGTCCGGTATTGTCCTGGCCAGCCTGTCCGGAGGATTCAATGTTGATTTGTTCAGTTATCTTTTTGGAAATATTCTAACCGTGAATAATACGGAACTGCTCCTTTCTTTCATCGTTTTTCTGATTGTCGTGGCGGTGGTCATTTATTTCTACGACGATTTGTTCGCGGTGACTTTCGATCAGGAACTGGCTCAAAGTATGGGCATCAAAACCGGGAGAATTAACGTCATTCTCTTTCTGATGACGGCCGTTGCCGCCGTTCTGGCCATGAAAGTCGCCGGCATTATGCTGGTTTCAGCCCTGCTGATTCTGCCAGCGCTCACCGCGCTGCAGATGTCCGTCAGTTTCCGGACGACGATGATTGCTGCGGTCAGCTTTTCAATCGCGGCGGTGGTTTGCGGAATTGGTTTTGCTTTTTTACTGAATTTACCGGCGGGCGCAATGATTGTCCTGTTTAATATCTGTTTCCTCCTACTGGTTTTCGCGGCTAAAAGGCTCTCTCACCTGCGGAGGTGA
- the scpB gene encoding SMC-Scp complex subunit ScpB: MENISAIIEALILASESPLPLEKICAVLDGVDKTEVQDALDRLIAGYEERQSGISVQEVAGGFQFRTRTEMSVWVKKLKGTKPATLSPAALETLAIVAYRQPIVKAEIETVRGVDASAPLRGLLEKKLIRIVGRKDVPGKPIIYGTTKKFLEVFNLRELADLPTMRELKEITEQQGILDLETAEERAEESAEERALETAEERAVETIEETIEERAEESAVESVPVRETPEHESFTQETLEDDINS, translated from the coding sequence ATGGAAAATATTTCGGCCATTATTGAAGCATTAATTCTGGCGTCCGAATCGCCGCTTCCGCTGGAAAAAATCTGCGCCGTCCTGGACGGCGTGGACAAAACAGAAGTTCAAGACGCGCTCGATCGGCTGATTGCCGGATATGAAGAACGCCAAAGCGGAATAAGCGTGCAGGAAGTTGCGGGCGGTTTTCAGTTCCGCACCCGAACGGAAATGTCTGTCTGGGTGAAAAAACTCAAAGGCACCAAACCCGCGACACTCTCTCCGGCGGCGCTGGAAACGCTGGCCATTGTGGCCTACCGGCAACCGATTGTGAAAGCGGAAATTGAAACGGTCCGCGGCGTCGATGCCAGCGCACCCCTCAGAGGCCTTCTGGAAAAGAAGTTAATTCGTATTGTGGGACGCAAAGACGTTCCGGGCAAACCCATTATTTACGGAACCACCAAAAAATTTCTGGAAGTATTCAACCTCAGGGAACTGGCGGACCTGCCGACCATGAGAGAGTTAAAAGAAATTACCGAACAGCAGGGAATCCTCGATCTGGAAACGGCCGAGGAACGTGCTGAGGAAAGTGCTGAAGAACGCGCCCTGGAAACGGCTGAGGAGCGTGCGGTAGAAACCATAGAGGAAACCATTGAGGAGCGCGCCGAAGAAAGTGCTGTGGAAAGCGTTCCCGTCCGGGAAACGCCGGAGCATGAATCTTTCACGCAGGAAACTCTCGAGGATGACATCAATTCATGA